A genome region from Stenotrophomonas maltophilia includes the following:
- the lpxK gene encoding tetraacyldisaccharide 4'-kinase, translated as MAGKGTQTPPYWYDGSPVPWAMRLLAPLYAGVTALRRRAYRRGWRKRYTLPVPVIVVGNITAGGTGKTPLTIALVERLRAAGWKPGVASRGYGREDADKPLWVQADTPTAKGGDEPVLIAWKTGVPVRVDADRVAAGKALIQAGCDVIVCDDGLQHYRLARDIEIEVVDAQRRYGNGRMIPAGPLREPVSRAGECDFRVVNLGQADEETAAQACGFGQWPMALHIDSAQPLAGGRARPLSYFKGQRVHAVAGIAHPQRFFDMLRARGIGVVPHAFADHQAYQPQDLSFGSQLPVLMTEKDAVKCRAFGNDWHYAVPLRAELPAAFWVALTDRLDKLRPN; from the coding sequence ATGGCTGGCAAGGGTACCCAGACCCCGCCGTACTGGTACGACGGCAGCCCGGTTCCGTGGGCGATGCGCCTGCTGGCACCGTTGTATGCCGGCGTCACCGCGCTGCGTCGCCGCGCTTATCGGCGCGGCTGGCGCAAGCGCTACACGCTGCCGGTGCCGGTCATCGTGGTCGGCAACATCACCGCCGGTGGCACCGGCAAGACACCGCTGACCATCGCCCTGGTCGAGCGCCTGCGCGCGGCCGGCTGGAAGCCGGGCGTCGCCAGCCGTGGCTATGGCCGCGAAGACGCCGACAAGCCGCTGTGGGTGCAGGCCGACACGCCAACTGCCAAGGGCGGTGACGAACCGGTGCTGATCGCCTGGAAGACCGGCGTACCGGTGCGCGTGGACGCCGACCGCGTGGCCGCAGGCAAGGCACTGATCCAGGCCGGCTGCGATGTGATCGTCTGCGATGACGGCCTGCAGCACTACCGGCTGGCGCGCGACATCGAGATCGAAGTGGTCGATGCCCAGCGGCGCTACGGCAACGGCCGGATGATTCCCGCCGGACCGCTGCGCGAGCCGGTCAGCCGTGCCGGCGAATGCGATTTCCGTGTGGTCAACCTGGGCCAGGCCGATGAGGAAACCGCGGCCCAGGCCTGCGGTTTCGGCCAGTGGCCGATGGCCCTGCACATCGACAGTGCGCAGCCGTTGGCCGGTGGCCGCGCGCGCCCGTTGTCGTACTTCAAGGGCCAGCGTGTTCATGCGGTGGCGGGCATCGCCCATCCACAGCGCTTCTTCGACATGCTGCGCGCGCGTGGCATCGGCGTGGTCCCGCATGCCTTCGCCGACCACCAGGCCTACCAGCCGCAGGATCTGTCCTTCGGTAGCCAGCTGCCGGTGCTGATGACCGAGAAGGACGCAGTGAAATGCCGCGCGTTCGGCAACGATTGGCATTACGCGGTGCCGTTGCGTGCCGAACTGCCTGCTGCGTTCTGGGTGGCGCTGACTGACCGCCTGGACAAGCTGCGACCGAACTGA
- a CDS encoding response regulator transcription factor produces MRILLVEDDPDLSRALQSGLERQGVVADVVGCLAEAAIALREPVHQLMLLDRQLPDGDGAGFVAVARALRPNLAVIMLTAKGTLSDKVEGLDVGADDYLVKPVAIEELMARIRAVSRRPSAMVTPSLRLGRLEFDFESLQAQVDGQLLALPRRQVLVLQALAMRQGRTVTRSALEAAVYGFDDEIQSNALDAHISKLRKALQQAGAGVEIHVIRGVGYLLAEA; encoded by the coding sequence ATGCGCATCCTCCTGGTCGAAGACGATCCTGATCTGTCCCGAGCCCTGCAATCGGGACTGGAGCGGCAGGGCGTGGTCGCCGATGTGGTTGGTTGCCTGGCCGAAGCCGCCATCGCGCTGCGCGAACCCGTGCACCAGCTGATGCTGCTCGACCGCCAGTTGCCTGATGGCGATGGCGCGGGCTTCGTTGCCGTTGCGCGGGCCCTGCGCCCGAACCTGGCGGTGATCATGCTGACTGCCAAGGGCACGCTGTCGGACAAGGTCGAGGGCCTGGATGTCGGCGCCGATGACTACCTGGTCAAGCCGGTGGCGATCGAGGAACTGATGGCGCGCATCCGTGCGGTGTCGCGGCGGCCCTCTGCGATGGTGACACCCAGCCTGCGACTGGGCCGGCTGGAATTCGATTTCGAATCGCTGCAGGCGCAGGTCGATGGCCAGCTGCTGGCGCTGCCGCGGCGGCAGGTGCTGGTGCTGCAGGCGCTGGCGATGCGGCAGGGACGCACCGTCACCCGCAGTGCGCTGGAGGCAGCAGTGTACGGCTTCGATGACGAGATCCAGTCCAATGCACTGGATGCGCATATCTCCAAGCTGCGCAAGGCGCTGCAACAGGCGGGGGCCGGCGTGGAGATCCATGTGATCCGCGGTGTCGGCTACCTGCTGGCGGAGGCCTGA
- a CDS encoding ExbD/TolR family protein, producing the protein MRIGNDRSQDEPHIDLVPLIDVILVLIIFFVVTTTFDARSTLQVQLPTASQQQTNEPPRSLSVLINAEGRYFINDQEVLRSDVESVKQTIAAVAGSDREQTVLLRADARTPYQAVVTAQDALGQLGFRRIAIATAPEVRP; encoded by the coding sequence ATGCGTATCGGCAACGACCGATCCCAGGATGAGCCGCATATCGACCTGGTGCCGCTGATCGACGTCATCCTGGTGCTGATCATCTTTTTCGTGGTCACCACCACCTTCGACGCGCGTTCGACGCTGCAGGTGCAGCTGCCGACCGCCAGCCAGCAGCAGACCAACGAGCCGCCACGCTCGCTCAGCGTGCTGATCAACGCCGAAGGCCGCTACTTCATCAATGACCAGGAAGTGCTGCGCAGCGACGTCGAGTCGGTCAAGCAGACCATCGCCGCCGTGGCCGGCAGCGATCGCGAGCAGACCGTGCTGCTGCGCGCCGACGCACGCACTCCCTACCAGGCTGTGGTGACCGCGCAGGACGCGCTGGGTCAGCTCGGCTTCCGCCGTATTGCCATTGCAACAGCACCCGAGGTGCGTCCATGA
- a CDS encoding sensor histidine kinase, which translates to MARPIRSITLGLAWRLFLAQAFTVLFAVVALILTWGDKDTWGMDMFMAEAVAKAVHSEGGRLVLDQARWEKLDASAGGNLWFAAVDDKGAWLERGTIPAIHAPLLARLPTLGATELGSLVPPYLDVARVMIRNEEGRRITVMVGGAPKGGLLDGALMVLRLIGLWFFLPLIVVTLLVMPTVIHRAMRGVRRSAQQAKELDIGQPGARLDAQLVSTEVAPLVEAFNDAIDKVQQGYAARDKFLADAAHELRVPIAVVQARLSQLPQGELKSQLLTDVARLGNVAEHLLDLQRLDRNVGALQRLDLALLVREAAADLAPLVVGAGYGFEVDAPESPVWIHGDSLALGRVIANLVHNAIVHGGGRGIICVRLDARGLLEVSDQGAGIPVGDREAIFEPFHRLRAAGSGSGLGLHLVKEIVQHHGGSVSVGEAAGGGASFRVNFHRGTVRR; encoded by the coding sequence ATGGCACGTCCGATCCGCTCCATCACCCTGGGCCTGGCCTGGCGCCTGTTCCTTGCACAGGCCTTCACCGTGCTGTTCGCGGTGGTCGCGTTGATCCTGACCTGGGGTGACAAGGACACCTGGGGCATGGACATGTTCATGGCCGAGGCAGTGGCCAAGGCGGTGCACAGTGAGGGTGGCCGGCTGGTGCTGGACCAGGCGCGCTGGGAAAAGCTCGATGCCAGTGCAGGCGGCAACCTCTGGTTCGCGGCAGTCGACGACAAGGGTGCCTGGCTGGAGCGCGGCACGATTCCGGCGATCCACGCGCCGCTGCTGGCGCGGTTGCCGACGCTGGGCGCGACCGAACTTGGTTCGCTGGTGCCGCCGTACTTGGATGTGGCGCGGGTGATGATCCGCAACGAAGAGGGGCGCCGCATCACGGTGATGGTCGGTGGCGCTCCAAAGGGCGGGTTGCTGGATGGCGCGCTGATGGTGCTGCGCCTGATCGGCCTGTGGTTCTTCCTGCCGTTGATCGTGGTCACGCTGCTTGTGATGCCGACGGTGATCCATCGCGCGATGCGCGGCGTGCGCCGCTCCGCGCAGCAGGCCAAGGAACTGGACATCGGCCAGCCGGGCGCGCGCCTGGATGCGCAGCTGGTGTCGACCGAGGTCGCACCACTGGTGGAAGCGTTCAACGATGCGATCGACAAGGTGCAGCAGGGCTATGCAGCACGCGACAAATTCCTCGCCGATGCCGCGCATGAGCTGCGCGTGCCGATCGCGGTAGTGCAGGCGCGCCTCTCGCAGCTGCCGCAGGGTGAACTGAAATCGCAGTTGCTGACCGATGTCGCCCGCCTCGGCAACGTGGCCGAGCACCTGCTCGACCTGCAGCGGCTCGACCGCAATGTCGGCGCGCTGCAGCGGCTGGACCTGGCGTTGCTGGTGCGCGAGGCGGCCGCCGATCTGGCACCGCTGGTGGTCGGCGCCGGTTATGGCTTCGAGGTGGATGCGCCGGAGTCGCCCGTGTGGATCCATGGCGACAGCCTGGCGCTGGGGCGGGTGATCGCCAACCTGGTGCACAACGCCATCGTCCATGGTGGCGGGCGCGGCATCATCTGCGTGCGCCTGGATGCACGCGGCCTGCTGGAGGTCAGCGACCAGGGCGCCGGCATTCCGGTCGGTGACCGCGAAGCGATCTTCGAGCCCTTCCACCGCCTGCGTGCAGCCGGCAGCGGCAGTGGCCTGGGCCTGCACCTGGTGAAGGAAATCGTGCAGCACCACGGTGGCTCGGTCAGCGTCGGTGAAGCGGCGGGCGGCGGCGCCAGCTTCAGGGTCAATTTCCACCGCGGTACCGTACGGCGCTGA
- a CDS encoding TlpA family protein disulfide reductase yields MLKRALFPVVALLLSVLVIALGWQNRHLRQINEQMATQLQDMRLEAHGLELGSRPDALSLRTTQQTFVDIGGARDVPQILYFFSTACRYCLASVPQLQQIAAARGNSELVGVGLPPYDRLADYAGKHALRFPIAIDNEAAASTRYRATVTPMLMVLAADGRVAYKHVGQLDAQVVQAAVASLAPKPALP; encoded by the coding sequence ATGCTCAAGCGCGCCTTGTTCCCTGTTGTCGCCCTGCTGCTGTCCGTGCTGGTCATCGCGCTCGGATGGCAGAACCGCCATCTGCGACAGATCAACGAGCAGATGGCCACTCAGCTTCAGGACATGCGCCTTGAAGCACACGGCCTCGAGCTGGGCAGTCGCCCGGATGCACTGTCGCTGCGCACCACGCAGCAGACCTTCGTCGATATCGGCGGTGCGCGCGACGTTCCGCAGATCCTCTATTTCTTCTCCACCGCATGCCGCTACTGCCTGGCCTCGGTACCGCAGCTGCAGCAGATCGCCGCGGCCCGCGGCAACAGCGAACTGGTCGGTGTCGGCCTGCCGCCATACGACCGGCTGGCGGACTACGCCGGCAAGCATGCACTGCGCTTCCCGATCGCCATCGACAACGAAGCCGCTGCGTCCACGCGCTATCGCGCCACTGTCACGCCGATGCTGATGGTGCTGGCCGCCGATGGCCGCGTTGCCTACAAGCATGTCGGGCAGCTCGACGCCCAGGTCGTGCAGGCCGCCGTCGCGTCGCTCGCGCCGAAGCCGGCGCTGCCCTGA
- a CDS encoding DNA internalization-related competence protein ComEC/Rec2, whose protein sequence is MVPDRSAPALFGFGCAAGLVLGALACVQMPVLLPLWLSAPMAVAGASGWLLRWRGRAWAATLLGLAWATLHGHWVLHGQLAPGAPPQDVQVRGRVADLPQQGPGYTRFVLHVEDAEALRSLRGKRLQVTWNDPWRGPPQGGPDAGRRGVRAGAYWELSLRVRAPRSRINPGGFDGERHAVLRGISGNASVRDPASAREWLPAQGLQAWRERSSAAIAVQVAHPAARFVQALALGDTRGLSDADWEHLRALGLTHLVAISGFHVGVVAGFGVLLCRLSWWLCPLLGRYWPRPQAAACGAALAAATYAVAAGGALPTVRAALMIGLVALARAGRRPVGAGQGLALAAMVMLLPAPLSVLSAGFWLSFGGVLWLLWCLPRTGPEGIGGGLRGFLAAQGVASLGLLPLCVALFGGTARLGPLVNLPIIPWWTMLVVPLSLLGTGLHVLHDGAGRWAWRAAAWLFQLSWEALQPLALHPQAMWWLAEAPRWAVPVALLGVFWWLLPRGAGGGLAGLLLCLPLLWPARHAPADGELELLVHDVGQGTAVLVRTARHALWYDVGPPTGGDGNERILVPALRALGQGPPQQAMLSHDHLDHIGSLPGLRRQLAGLQLLAPPGSTIAGAAPCQQGMRWQWDGVDFQVLHPAPGSRQAENEDSCVLRIASRHGVVLLPGDIGRPAEGALLQAYPHALKADVVLVPHHGSGGSSSAPWVAAVAPRLAVVSAGHRNRFGHPRQEVVQRWQAQGAEVLATADSGAIRVWLGAQGLQLREQRIHASRWWDAAGRARSAAILSPIEQAAVGPEG, encoded by the coding sequence ATGGTTCCCGATCGCTCCGCCCCGGCCCTGTTTGGCTTTGGCTGCGCCGCAGGCCTGGTGCTGGGGGCGCTGGCCTGCGTGCAGATGCCGGTGTTGCTGCCGCTTTGGCTGAGTGCGCCGATGGCGGTCGCCGGCGCCAGCGGCTGGCTGTTGCGCTGGCGCGGCCGTGCGTGGGCCGCGACCCTGCTCGGCCTGGCATGGGCCACACTGCACGGGCACTGGGTCCTGCACGGCCAACTTGCGCCCGGCGCGCCGCCGCAGGACGTGCAGGTGCGGGGCCGGGTTGCCGACCTTCCGCAGCAGGGGCCCGGCTACACGCGTTTCGTGCTGCATGTGGAAGATGCCGAAGCCCTGCGATCGCTGCGTGGCAAGCGCCTGCAGGTGACCTGGAACGATCCGTGGCGCGGGCCTCCGCAAGGTGGTCCGGATGCTGGACGCCGTGGGGTTCGCGCCGGGGCGTACTGGGAACTGTCGTTGCGCGTGCGGGCGCCGCGTTCACGGATCAATCCCGGTGGCTTCGATGGCGAGCGCCACGCCGTGCTGCGGGGCATCTCCGGCAATGCCTCGGTGCGTGATCCGGCAAGTGCACGCGAGTGGCTGCCGGCGCAGGGCCTGCAGGCCTGGCGGGAACGCAGCAGTGCCGCGATCGCCGTGCAGGTGGCACATCCTGCCGCACGGTTCGTGCAGGCGCTGGCACTGGGCGATACCCGTGGCCTGTCCGATGCCGACTGGGAACACCTGCGCGCGTTGGGCCTGACCCATCTGGTCGCCATTTCCGGTTTCCACGTGGGCGTGGTCGCGGGCTTCGGCGTGCTGCTGTGCCGCCTGTCGTGGTGGCTGTGCCCGCTGCTGGGACGGTACTGGCCACGGCCGCAGGCCGCCGCATGTGGAGCGGCGCTTGCCGCAGCCACCTATGCGGTAGCTGCGGGTGGTGCACTGCCGACGGTGCGCGCGGCGTTGATGATCGGGCTGGTCGCACTGGCCAGGGCCGGACGTCGCCCGGTCGGTGCAGGGCAGGGGCTGGCGTTGGCCGCGATGGTGATGCTGCTGCCGGCGCCGCTGTCGGTGCTCTCGGCTGGATTCTGGCTGAGCTTCGGCGGCGTGCTGTGGCTGCTCTGGTGCCTGCCGAGGACGGGGCCGGAGGGCATCGGTGGTGGGCTGCGCGGGTTCCTTGCCGCGCAGGGTGTTGCCAGCCTCGGCCTGCTGCCGCTGTGCGTTGCGCTGTTTGGCGGGACCGCGCGGCTGGGGCCGCTGGTCAATCTGCCGATCATCCCGTGGTGGACGATGCTGGTTGTTCCGCTGTCGCTGCTCGGTACCGGCCTGCACGTGCTGCATGACGGCGCGGGGCGTTGGGCCTGGCGCGCCGCGGCCTGGCTGTTCCAGCTCAGCTGGGAGGCCCTGCAGCCGTTGGCGTTGCATCCGCAGGCGATGTGGTGGCTGGCCGAGGCGCCACGCTGGGCGGTACCGGTGGCCTTGCTGGGCGTGTTCTGGTGGCTGCTGCCGCGCGGTGCCGGCGGTGGCCTTGCTGGCCTGCTGCTGTGCCTGCCACTGCTGTGGCCGGCACGGCATGCCCCTGCCGACGGCGAGCTGGAGCTGCTGGTGCACGATGTGGGCCAGGGCACGGCGGTGCTGGTGCGCACGGCCCGGCACGCGCTCTGGTACGACGTTGGACCGCCGACCGGTGGTGACGGCAACGAGCGGATCCTGGTTCCGGCGTTGCGTGCGCTCGGTCAGGGGCCACCGCAGCAGGCGATGCTCAGCCATGACCACCTGGATCACATCGGCAGCCTGCCCGGCCTGCGCCGGCAGCTGGCCGGGCTGCAACTGCTGGCGCCGCCCGGCAGCACCATCGCCGGGGCTGCCCCGTGCCAGCAGGGGATGCGCTGGCAGTGGGATGGGGTCGATTTCCAGGTCCTGCACCCCGCGCCGGGCAGCCGGCAGGCCGAAAACGAAGACAGCTGCGTGCTGCGCATTGCCAGCCGCCACGGCGTGGTGCTGCTTCCCGGCGATATTGGTCGACCGGCCGAGGGGGCGCTGCTGCAGGCGTATCCGCACGCGCTGAAGGCGGACGTGGTACTGGTGCCGCACCATGGCAGCGGCGGCAGCTCCAGTGCGCCGTGGGTTGCGGCGGTGGCGCCGCGGCTGGCGGTGGTCTCGGCCGGGCACCGGAACCGCTTCGGCCACCCGCGCCAGGAGGTGGTCCAGCGCTGGCAGGCGCAAGGCGCGGAAGTGCTGGCCACGGCCGACTCCGGGGCGATCCGCGTATGGCTTGGCGCACAAGGCCTGCAGCTGCGTGAACAGCGCATCCATGCATCCCGGTGGTGGGATGCCGCTGGGCGGGCGCGGTCGGCTGCTATCCTATCGCCGATCGAACAAGCGGCCGTTGGGCCGGAGGGTTGA
- a CDS encoding MotA/TolQ/ExbB proton channel family protein, which translates to MWELVKAGGWPMVPLLLLGVLALAIILERFWSLRRTEVLPPGLGQEVRNWAARGKLDPAHLQTLRANSPLGALLAAALEARNRPRDQIRERIEDTGRHLVHRMERFLNALGTIASAGPLLGLLGTVIGMIQMFLGILDHGVGDVNQLAGGIGKALVCTATGMIVAIPALMFHRYFKGRIHGYVVEMEQEASALLDTLDGRPGVMNPAPAARQAGAATAKA; encoded by the coding sequence GTGTGGGAACTGGTCAAGGCCGGTGGCTGGCCGATGGTGCCGCTGCTGCTGTTGGGCGTACTGGCTTTGGCGATCATCCTGGAGCGTTTCTGGTCCCTTCGGCGGACTGAAGTGCTGCCGCCCGGCCTCGGCCAGGAAGTGCGCAACTGGGCCGCTCGCGGCAAGCTCGACCCTGCCCACCTGCAGACCCTGCGGGCGAACTCGCCGCTGGGGGCGCTGCTGGCTGCCGCATTGGAAGCCCGCAACCGCCCGCGCGACCAGATCCGCGAGCGCATCGAAGACACCGGCCGCCACCTGGTGCACCGCATGGAGCGATTCCTGAACGCACTGGGCACCATTGCCTCGGCGGGCCCGCTGCTGGGCCTGCTCGGCACGGTGATCGGCATGATCCAGATGTTCCTGGGCATCCTCGACCACGGCGTGGGCGATGTGAACCAGCTGGCCGGCGGCATCGGCAAGGCGCTGGTGTGCACCGCCACCGGCATGATCGTGGCGATCCCGGCGCTGATGTTCCATCGCTACTTCAAGGGCCGCATCCACGGCTACGTGGTGGAGATGGAGCAGGAAGCCAGTGCCCTGCTGGATACGCTCGACGGCCGCCCCGGGGTGATGAACCCGGCCCCGGCCGCGCGCCAGGCCGGCGCCGCCACGGCGAAGGCCTGA
- the kdsB gene encoding 3-deoxy-manno-octulosonate cytidylyltransferase: protein MTEFVVAIPARYAASRLPGKPLRLLGGEPLVLHVARRALQAGAGEVWVATDDQRIADALSGLAEVKVAMTATSHASGTDRLAECARIAGWADDTVVVNLQGDEPFAPAAGIRAVAEALVGGSSPMSTLATTVEDAQTLFDPNVVKLVRNARKEAMYFSRAPIAWHRDGFARSRDALPEGHAWLRHIGIYGYRAGFLQQFAAMPPGQLEQVESLEQLRVLEAGYPISVAISPEPFPPGIDTPEDLERAEALLQTLAAR from the coding sequence ATGACTGAATTCGTTGTCGCCATTCCGGCCCGCTATGCCGCCTCTCGCCTGCCGGGCAAGCCGCTGCGCCTGCTGGGCGGTGAGCCGCTGGTGCTGCACGTGGCGCGCCGCGCGCTGCAGGCCGGCGCTGGCGAGGTATGGGTTGCTACCGACGATCAACGCATTGCCGACGCGCTGTCCGGGCTGGCCGAGGTGAAGGTCGCGATGACCGCCACCTCGCATGCCTCTGGTACCGACCGCCTGGCCGAGTGCGCACGCATCGCCGGCTGGGCCGACGACACCGTAGTGGTCAACCTGCAGGGCGACGAACCGTTCGCGCCTGCGGCCGGCATCCGTGCGGTGGCCGAAGCGTTGGTCGGCGGCAGCTCGCCCATGTCGACCCTGGCCACGACCGTCGAGGACGCGCAGACCCTGTTCGACCCGAACGTGGTGAAGCTGGTACGCAACGCACGCAAGGAGGCGATGTACTTCAGCCGTGCACCGATCGCCTGGCACCGCGATGGCTTCGCGCGCAGCCGCGACGCGCTGCCGGAAGGCCATGCCTGGCTGCGCCACATCGGCATCTACGGCTACCGCGCCGGTTTCCTGCAGCAGTTCGCCGCGATGCCACCGGGCCAGCTGGAGCAGGTCGAATCGCTGGAGCAGCTGCGTGTGCTGGAGGCGGGTTACCCGATCAGCGTGGCGATCTCGCCGGAGCCGTTCCCGCCGGGTATCGACACGCCCGAGGACCTGGAGCGTGCCGAAGCGTTGCTGCAGACGCTGGCCGCGCGATGA
- a CDS encoding MipA/OmpV family protein, which produces MPLLSPTLLRPLLFSAAFGLPVFAQAADRNPGVQAGMSAGATSGAYAHYDVKPLVVPSIAWQGQRFFASPGSLGMYLYKGQGLRLSTAVTPYTLRFKTDDVNDPQLRRLHSRQMSAMAGINGEYSADWGIVEAGVMREITGHGGGFESRLHYSYQIQAGRFTWLPKVGVVHSSARLLDYYYGISDEEALRSGLAAYQPGSTTSPSLQIAVSTPLGTKWRATGVVANQWFGDAVKDSPMARRGTQSSAFISLMRSF; this is translated from the coding sequence ATGCCGTTACTGTCCCCGACCCTGCTGCGCCCGCTGCTGTTCTCCGCTGCCTTCGGCCTGCCGGTGTTCGCGCAGGCCGCCGACCGCAACCCGGGCGTGCAGGCCGGCATGAGTGCTGGCGCAACCTCGGGCGCGTATGCGCACTACGACGTCAAGCCGCTGGTGGTCCCGTCCATTGCCTGGCAGGGCCAGCGCTTCTTCGCAAGCCCCGGCTCGCTGGGGATGTATCTGTACAAGGGCCAGGGCCTGCGCCTTTCGACGGCGGTCACGCCCTACACGCTGCGCTTCAAGACCGATGACGTGAATGATCCGCAGCTGCGCCGCCTGCACAGCCGGCAGATGTCGGCCATGGCCGGCATCAACGGCGAATACAGCGCCGACTGGGGCATCGTCGAAGCCGGGGTGATGCGTGAGATCACCGGCCACGGCGGCGGTTTCGAATCGCGCCTGCACTACAGCTATCAGATCCAGGCCGGCCGCTTCACCTGGCTCCCCAAGGTGGGCGTGGTGCACTCCAGCGCACGCTTGCTGGATTACTACTACGGCATCAGCGATGAGGAAGCGTTGCGCTCCGGACTGGCCGCCTACCAGCCGGGCAGCACGACATCGCCAAGCCTGCAGATCGCCGTCAGCACGCCCCTGGGCACGAAGTGGCGCGCGACCGGTGTGGTTGCCAACCAGTGGTTCGGCGATGCAGTGAAGGACAGCCCGATGGCACGACGCGGCACCCAGTCGTCGGCCTTCATTTCCCTGATGCGCTCGTTCTGA
- the msbA gene encoding lipid A export permease/ATP-binding protein MsbA, which translates to MSSNHAPVWPIYKRLLGYTRAYWVFMVAAVIAMVVEALAGYHFTKLMEPLVNRGFVNPEPRMAVILPLTILGLFLMRSLATWVSDYALAKTGRSVVRDLREQVLAKYLHLPSSHFDTEATPVMVSRLNFDTEQVTQASADALKTVVADTLTIIAMLAVMLQMSVKVTVAMLVVVPLIGVIVSYVGKRYRRISRGIQDGMGSMAQTAEQSLAAQQEVKVHGTQQHEISRYSRLANRMLALNMKVEVTRAAASSVVQFLAALALAVIVWVSTREALAGRLNAGQFMGLMTSMMAIIPSLRRLTSVQTSISRGVAAAERLFGILDMQVERDEGRNNVQRVRGELAFDHVMLRYREDSGIALDDISFVAKPGTVTAIVGRSGSGKTSLIRLVPRFYEPSGGVITLDGVALDDYPLADLRRQVAMVGQKVMLFDDTIAANIAYGMEASEEQIRAAAEAANAWEFIARMPQQLQTPVGENGALLSGGQRQRLAIARAILRDAPILILDEATAALDNESERLVQDALQRLMPERTTLVIAHRLSTIEHADLVLVMDHGRIVERGTHKELLAMGGLYQHLHSMQFRERQD; encoded by the coding sequence ATGAGTTCCAATCACGCGCCGGTGTGGCCGATCTACAAACGCCTGCTGGGGTACACCCGCGCCTACTGGGTGTTCATGGTGGCCGCGGTCATCGCCATGGTGGTCGAAGCCCTGGCGGGCTACCACTTCACAAAGTTGATGGAGCCGCTGGTCAACCGTGGTTTCGTCAACCCGGAACCGCGCATGGCGGTGATCCTGCCGCTGACCATCCTCGGCCTGTTCCTGATGCGCAGCCTCGCCACCTGGGTGAGCGACTATGCGCTGGCCAAGACCGGCCGCAGCGTGGTGCGCGACCTGCGCGAACAGGTGCTGGCCAAGTACCTGCACCTGCCGTCCTCGCACTTCGATACCGAAGCGACGCCGGTGATGGTCAGCCGCCTGAACTTCGACACCGAACAGGTCACCCAGGCCAGTGCCGACGCACTCAAGACCGTGGTCGCCGACACCCTGACCATCATCGCCATGCTGGCGGTAATGCTGCAGATGAGCGTCAAGGTCACCGTGGCCATGCTGGTGGTGGTGCCGCTGATCGGCGTGATCGTGTCCTACGTGGGCAAGCGCTACCGCCGCATCAGCCGCGGTATCCAGGACGGCATGGGGTCGATGGCGCAGACCGCCGAACAGTCGCTGGCGGCACAGCAGGAAGTGAAGGTGCACGGCACCCAGCAGCATGAGATCTCGCGCTATTCGCGCCTGGCCAACCGCATGCTGGCGCTGAACATGAAGGTGGAAGTCACCCGAGCGGCGGCGTCCAGCGTGGTGCAGTTCCTGGCCGCACTGGCGCTGGCGGTGATCGTCTGGGTATCGACCCGCGAAGCGCTGGCCGGCCGCCTCAATGCCGGCCAGTTCATGGGCCTGATGACCTCGATGATGGCCATCATTCCTTCGCTGCGCCGCCTGACCAGCGTGCAGACCTCGATTTCGCGCGGCGTGGCCGCCGCAGAGCGCCTGTTCGGCATCCTCGACATGCAGGTGGAGCGTGACGAGGGCCGCAACAACGTGCAGCGCGTGCGTGGCGAGCTGGCCTTCGACCACGTCATGCTGCGCTACCGCGAGGACAGCGGCATCGCCCTGGACGACATCAGTTTCGTGGCCAAGCCGGGTACGGTCACCGCCATTGTGGGTCGTTCCGGCAGTGGCAAGACCAGCCTGATCCGGCTGGTGCCGCGCTTCTATGAGCCCAGCGGTGGTGTGATCACCCTCGATGGCGTCGCGCTGGATGACTATCCGTTGGCCGACCTGCGTCGGCAGGTGGCGATGGTCGGGCAGAAGGTCATGCTGTTCGATGACACCATCGCGGCCAACATCGCCTATGGCATGGAAGCGAGCGAGGAGCAGATCCGTGCGGCGGCCGAAGCAGCCAATGCGTGGGAGTTCATCGCGCGCATGCCGCAGCAGCTGCAGACCCCGGTCGGCGAGAATGGCGCGCTGCTGTCCGGCGGCCAGCGCCAGCGCCTGGCGATCGCCCGCGCGATCCTGCGTGACGCGCCGATCCTGATCCTCGACGAAGCCACCGCCGCGCTGGACAACGAATCCGAGCGACTGGTGCAGGACGCGCTGCAGCGCCTGATGCCCGAACGCACCACGCTGGTGATCGCGCACCGCCTGTCGACCATCGAGCATGCCGACCTGGTGCTGGTGATGGACCACGGCCGCATCGTTGAACGGGGCACCCACAAGGAGCTGCTTGCCATGGGTGGCCTGTACCAGCATCTGCACAGCATGCAGTTCCGCGAAAGGCAGGACTGA